The Salvelinus fontinalis isolate EN_2023a chromosome 36, ASM2944872v1, whole genome shotgun sequence genome window below encodes:
- the LOC129835665 gene encoding zinc finger protein 541-like has protein sequence MERLGRGLHYTPLPMLNPRRRGTGILSSLMPPSIGERGTGGVTEEEEGYSILPCINMGPGFQAELPCCLEREEESRTWPEESSSNEELLWKPWEELGKSSVIQDQVAAMLSVCSSSCLPGGGSNTELALHCLYLCQGDTLATLEKLLFSTPSSARDYHYAGSDVWLQTERSLFSKALTTHGKDFLLIQQMVQ, from the exons ATGGAGCGGTTAGGGAGAGGGCTCCACTACACCCCTCTACCTATGCTGAACCCTAGACGCAGAGGAACGGggatcctctcctccctcatgcCCCCTTCAATCGGGGAACGAGGGACGGGAGGGGTgactgaagaggaggagggatatTCTATACTTCC GTGTATCAACATGGGTCCAGGGTTCCAGGCTGAGCTGCCATGTTGtctagagagggaggaagagtccAGGACATGGCCAGAGGAATCATCATCCAATGAGGAGTTGCTCTGGAAACCATGGGAGGAGCTTGGGAAGAGTTCTGTCATCCAGGACCAAG tGGCGGCAATGTTGTCTGTGTGTAGTTCTAGCTGTCTACCAGGAGGGGGCAGCAACACAGAGCTGGCCCTAcactgtctctacctctgtcaaGGAGATACACTG GCCACACTGGAGAAGTTGCTATTCTCTACTCCATCATCAGCAAGAGACTACCATTATGCTG GTAGTGATGTGTGGCTGCAGACTGAGAGGTCTCTGTTCAGTAAAGCGTTGACAACACATGGAAAAGACTTCCTCCTCATCCAGCAGATGGTACAGTAA